The sequence ACCAAGAATGAGGCctcattgtacaaacacagagttcTAGATGGTCCCTCCTCTGAAGTGTTTACGAGCTAAATGATAAATTCACAGTATTACAAATTCCActtgcaaaaataaaatcaactgcCCCACACAGCCAGTATTTTACCTTTACCAGCCCTGAGACCCAATCCATGACCACCATCCACACTTCTCCCCAaactcctgaaaaaaaaaattgagctttGCAACATGTCAAAAGTTTAACAGATCAAGGTTTGACTGGAGCCAGTTCCTAAATTGAGGGAACTTAAAGGGGAAGGTCCAGTTTGAGCATAACTGGCAATTTCAGCTGTGACAAAACAGTACAGGGTCAGGAAAGATGGGCTCTTAGGAAGCAAAATCCCCaactgctagggtgaccagatgtcccgattttatagggacagtcccaatatttggggcttttttcttATAAAGACTTATATtaccccccactccttgtcccgatttttcacacttgctgtctggtcaccctaccctacTACAGATGGCCTTATTCAAACCTAATACCTTGAACTGTGAAATAGTCACCACAAGGAAGCCAAGAGGAGCCAGTACAATTCATGGACCACTTGTGTTAGCCCAATTAATGCAGAATTCAATTGCGTTCTTGTTATCTTACACTTCCAGGAGACCTCAAGATGTTGCCTCACATAAGGGCTTGAtcgaaagcccattgaagtcaatggctatCTTTCCATTAGcaccactgggctttggatcaggctcagagAGATCATTGCAGTAATGCCTAACCCTGAGGTGACAGAAGCATGAATCACTGTAGCAAATTCGGCATCTGACAAAAATAATTACACTTGCCCCCCTTACCAAATTAATTTGGAATGATGCACTGCTTGTTGTAGGTGCCGTCCAGCTCTCCATTAGTAGATAGGGATCAAGCAAGACTCCTAAACCGAGAATTTATGCCACAGATAAGATTTGCATACCTTCCAGCAAGGCTGTTGAAATTATACTGCCAGTGCTGCGGATgtcccttcttccctgcctccAGTCTAATAATACCTGTCCCTCATCCGGATTAAGTGTGATCTGTCATGTAGCCCTCATCCAAGctgtaatttattccagtattttAGTAACTGCACAAAGATACCTGCTGTATTGCTCATACCAGAAAGGAGTGACAGCACTAAAGGAGTTAATGCATGAACTGATAGATGGCCATTGTCATGTCAACAACATCTTGTAATCAATGGTATCAGAGGCTGCTGACAGATCTAATAAAATCAGCCTGGATGCAATCTACTTCAAAGAGATCATGGACCAGTGATAACAACCATTCCTTGTCCCATAGCTGGATCTGAAACCAGAATGACTGGAGTCAAGGAAATCCATAACCCCCAAATACTACAAGATGTGCTATTCACATATTATTACTGTATATGAAGATGTATAATTTAAATGCTATCTTCCACAGTTTTACacgtcatcagtgtagcgcaagtagagtaggggcattaggggacgagagctgaggaagtgttgttctaggtcagccataaaaatgttggcatactgtggggccatgcgggtacccatagcagtgccgctgatttaaAGGTAAacattgtccccagatgtgaaatagttatgggtgaggaaaaagtcacaaaatcacaaagttcagctaccaggtttgccatgaccttatcttcatcatctggacccatggaaaagaagcccttgaggaattccaccatgatttcaacaatttccatcccaccatcaacctcaacctggaccagtccacacaagagatccacttcctggacactatggtgctaataagtgatggtcacataaacaccatcctatactggaaacttactgactgctattcctacctccatgcctccagctttcatccagaccacaccacacaatccattgtctatagccaagctctacgatacaaccgcatttgctccaacccctcagacagagacaaacacctacaagatctctatcaagcattcttacaactacaatactcacccgCTGacgtgaagaaacagattgacagaaccagaagagtacccagaagtcacctactacaggacaggcccaacaaagaaaataacagaatgccactacccatcaccttcagcccccaacctaaacctctccaacgcatcatcaaggatctacaacctatcctgaaagatgacccatcactctcacagatctcgggagacaggccagtccttgcttacagacagccccccaacctgaagcaaatactcaccagcaaccacacaccacacaacagaactactaacccaggaacctatccttgcatcaaagcccgttgccaactgtgtccacatatctattcaggggacaccatcatagggcctaatcacatcagccacactatcagaggctcattcacctgcacatctaccaatgtgatatatgccatcatgtgccagcaatgcccctctgccatgtacattggtcaaactggacagtctctacgtaaaagaataaatggacacaaatcagatgtcaagaattataacattcataaaccagtcggagaacacttcaatctctctggtcactcgattacagacctaaaagttgcaattcttcaacaaaaaaacttcagaaacagactccaaggagaaactgctgaattggaattaatttgcaaactggatacaattaacttaggcttgaatagagactaggaatggatgggtcattacacaaagtaaaagtatttccccatgtttattcccaccctctactccccactgttcctcagatgttcttgtcaactgctggaaatggcccaccttgattatcattacaaaaggttcccctcccctcccccactctccagctggtaatagctcaccttaagtgatcactctcattacagtgtgtatggtaacacctgttgtttcatgttctctatgtatataaatctccccgctgtattttccactgaatgcatccgatgaagtgagctgtagctcatgaaagcttatgctcaaataaatttgttagtctctaaggtgccacaagtcctccttttctttttacggatacagactaacacggctgctactctgaaaccagtatttgaGAAGTGTATTTTATTTGAGAAAGGAAATTATTTTCCCTTCAAGGGGGAAAACAGTCCCAATGATTATCATGAAAATTTACTCGACCTGGCagataaaattatatatatatataatttaagtAGATGTGCAACCAGTATAAAGCTTGTATTACACATCTGTTCTGAGAAATGTAGCCTCTGGGAGTGGAAAATGAGATTATTTATTCATTACAAAAAATCAGTGAATTCTGAAGACAAGAAACTTTAAAACtcatattattatttcttttcattttatacaGCCCTTTCAGATATGTAAAATCATTGTATTTTCTTTCTCATATTCTAATGCTCAAAACCTAACCAGTCACATGGACTTTGTTTCACTTAATGCTCTTGAATTGTAATGAACAAACACTGTATGACTTACAGCAAATAGTTACATGTAATAACtctacccagatgtacagacactcttttctcaacctgtatattaaataattttaaaattaactttaatatttttttaaacacagcatGTAACCCACAGTACCATTCAGTCATGAGGTAATGAAGATGAGTATACCTTTAGAACGCCTTTCCTCTCACCTCAACAACAACACTACAGATCCCTCTCTCATCCTTCCATCGAATGTATCAAGTCTTTACCCATTCTCAGTCCATCTGTTGTGTGGCAGAACACAAAGATTTCTGCCCTATAGCACTACTGCTAACTGTAGAGCCAGGCTGCTGGCTTTTTACCAGTTATTCCTGTGCCCCCAGACTGAGCTCCTGATGTGAACTAGCTCCCTCTATCTAGTCCCAGTACAAGAGTGTGGTTGGGAACAGATAACAAAATGGGTCATATATTTGGAGCTCAAGACAGAAGAATGAGAGAAGGTTATATGCTACGGAAAGGTGACAAGAGAAGAAGGGAGATGTAGTGAGACTCTTAAGAGATGGAAGAGTTTTGCCTGACCTAATCTTCCATCAGACAAAACTGTTATTTCAGGTCTGGATAGGGAGCCTACAATCATTTCTTcccaacctcccacccccagcccaatCATTAGGAACTAGTCACTTTTGTAAGTGTTACATCAAAAATCTCCCACAGTATCTATCCAAGGCCCCCATGAGGCACCCATTACTACAGCATTTGAACACCTCACAATgtctctgtgaggtagggaagtgctattatcaccattttacacatggagaacTGATGCATGGGGAGacaaagttctggaacagccttccaagggaagcagtgggggcaaaagacctatctggcttcaagattaaactcgataagtttatggaggagaaggtatgatgggataacaagattttggcaattaattggtctttaactattcatggtaaataggcccaatggcctgtgatggaatgttagatggggtgggatttgagttactacagagaattctttcctgggtatctggctggtgaatcttgcccacatgctcagggttcagctgatcgccatgtttggggtcgggaaggaattttcctccagggcagactggaaaaTTCCCTGGGGgtgtttcgccttcctctgcagcatggggcacgtgtcacttgctggaggattctctgcatcttcaagtctttaaaccatgatttgaggacttcaatagctcagacattggtgagaggtttattgcaggagtaggtgggtgagattcggtggcctgcattgtgcaggaggtcagactagattatcataatggtcccttctgaccttaatatctatgaatctataaaagtGACTTTGGTCACACAAGATACCTATAACAGTGTAGAGAATTGAACCCAGTTCTCCCACGTCCCCGACCtaacaccctaaccactggaacaactgtCCTTGATGGTTTTCAGACTGGAACATTCCTGCTTGCACCTCAACTAAAAAACCACTTGCAACAATGCACTTTTAGCACAcctatcttttcttttttggaagtCACAATGTGCTACAAGCTGCAAGATTACAAATTAGGTGACTATTTCACAAGctcccagtgatttttttttcttttgagaccTTACAATGATTTTTGCTCAACAGTCTATACAATTCTATATTTTTTTATGATGTTGCAGGATTGACACGTTCTTAAAGACACAAAACCCCAAATAGGGGAACCACTTCCTTAATCAGCTAGCCCAGGATTGCCCAAGAAAAAATGTTCTATCATAGCTACTTCACAATTCCATGACAACATGTAAAACTTTTAAATTCACAATTTTAAGCCAAATAAATATCTGCATGGCACAAAGATATACACATTTCCATCACTGTTCAGTGTATTGAAGAATTCAAgacaaattaatttattttatcaaGTCCCACACCTTCACTGAAACGGCTGCTTAAAATTGTGATACCTTTCAATTTGGCTAAAACTCTGCATATAGTAGCAGGAATAAACAAAACAACATGTATACAATCCCAATgtattttcacctgttttttttttaatttttggagaACTGTGTACTATAATGCACAGCTGTCTCCACTTTTATCCATGATCCATGGTTGATTTATTAAATTTGCCCAATCTCCAAAATAGGCACATATTCTTAAACCATGCAGTTAATTTGAAAGGCAATAAAAGTAATGAATTTCACTTCTCTGGATTTTGCTTTTCCCATCTTGTTATCAGACTCCTAAATGTGCATCTTTAATTAACACTAATAGACTAATGAAATGATGTCCCTTTCATGAGGCATAGTTGTGCTGCTCCAGGAGCAGCCTAAGAAGCAGATTGTGACGTAGAGTGTCTATGTCACAATCTGCTTTCCATTTCCTTCCTTCATCCAGGGGAGTACATACCCTGTGCCCATCCACTGCCTGGTGCAGCATACATATCTCTGCTGAAGGGGGTTGAGATGAGAGTGAGGTGAGACTCCACCCATTCTTGACCCCCACACAGGAGAAGGCAGGGATGTAGCAGTCCCCACATGTGGGAATGATGGAGGATGCAGTAATCCCTTAGAAGTTGCTATCCCCCTTCATCCAGCTATCCACAGCATGGGTACCTAGCAGAAGGGAGTAAGGGGTTGATTTGCGCTCTCTTACTCTCCTGGGCAGGTATACAAAATGTGCCATAATCTAGCCAGTAGGATGACATTCACCTTTGAATTTTATGTTCAGGGACATCAAAGGCAGTAAGAAGAGGtcctttaaatacattaggagcaagagaaaatttaaggaaaaagtgtaggtcctctacttagtgagGAAGGAGCGCTAAATACTGACATTAAGAaaactgaggtgtttaatgctgATTTTGCTTCCATCTTTACTAAAAAGACTAATGGTAACCACTGgtcaatacaattaatattaataacaagaGGGAAGCAACAGAAGTCAAAAATCAgcaaagaacaggttaaacaatattttgataagttagatatattcaaaGTCAGCAAGGCCTAAAGAAATTCATGCTAGGCAATTTACAGAATTAGCCAAAGCAATCTGGAAACTGTAAGCAATTACCTTTGAcaactcctggaggatgggtgagtTCCAGAAGACAGGAAGGGGGCAAAAATAGTACCTAtctcagggatcggcaacctttggcacgtggcctgcAAGGGTAAACGCCCTggcaggctggtttgtttacctgccacatccgcaggttcagctgatcgcagctcccactggccacaattcaccatcccaggccaatgggggctttaGGAAGCGGCATGGGCTGAGGAATAtggtggctgctgcttcctgcagccctcattggcctggagtggtgaactgcagccagtgggagctgcgatgggCCGAACAtgctgatgggctgtgtgccaaaggttgctgatcgcTGACCTATCTTAAAAACATGGGAAGGGAGAGGACCCAGGCAATTATACATCAGTCAGCCTAATTTAGATATGaggaaagatactggaaccaATTATTGAAtgtgtaagcacctggaggaaaatagggttataaggaatagccagcatggatttgtcaagaacaaatcatgccaaataaacctaatttccttctttggcttCTTATACTGTCCTCGTTGATGTGGAGAAACAGGAGACTTcccatatcttgattttagtaaggcttttgatagtcccatatgacattctcagAAGCAAAGTATGGAactgtggtctagatgaaattattataaggtggcTACACAACTTTTTGAAAGACTGTATTCAGAAACTAATTATCAACGACTTGTTGTCAAACTGGGAGAACTGGTATAAAGagaactgtgatcaattgttctctatgtccagtGAAGGTAGGAGAAGTAGTAACGGgctcaatctgcagcaagggagatttagattagatattaggaaaaactttctaactataagagtagttaaactctacaataggcttccaaaggaggttgtagaatccccatcttTGGGTATGGTTTAGGGTTATTTGATCCTGCCACAGTGCTcgggggctggacttgacttctCATCATCCcttgcagccctacatttctatgattctatgattatggaAATGGCCAGCAGAAAGCCTCTGTGGCACTTAAAACCTCAAAATACAATTTCAATGGCCCTTAAGTGACAGACAGACCTTGCACTAACCctttgcacagggatgaatttcattcTTAACATTTCTTCTACACCCCCACTGCATGGCAATGCTGCTATACAAGGTGGTGGTTTACATAGTTATACTAGGCTCCCATTTCTTACTGCTGCCAGTTGGGAGAAAGAAAGGGGGAGGAGATAAGAACTGAGAAAATGTTGGTTCATATAATTATGTTGGGAATTGTAATGGAGGAAGGGTTAGACTATTCATTCCATTTTCTCCAGTTTTGTCACTACCCCACGCAGCAGTAAGAAAATCTTGGTAATTCCATGTCACTTAATCACTTTGAAAAGTATTTGCTTGCACAATATTACACCTACCAGAAAGTATGTTGTTTTATACTACAAAATGCTGCTGAAGTTTATCTAAGCATAAATATTCGATGTGTACTTTACAGTTTATAAACAAAGTGGAAATGTAAAATAGATGCAATACTGCTGTGGAAGGCAAAATCTGCAGCTGCACCATGCTTTCCATTTATCATTTATTCATATCCAATATTGCATTACATGACCCTCTTTCTTAACAAGGGTAATTCATATGAATCAAATCAGGAAGTCTATCATAAATGATCAGCATGTACATTGTGAATTTCTAAATATCAGGAGCTTGCTTTAGATTATATAGTGAAACAGACTTTAAAACAGGTCTAAATGTACATTAGCAAAAGTGTAGTGGGAAAATATGAGAAACACAAGTGGTAATAGCATACCAGATATAGCGAAATTTGTTTTGAATAGTCATACTTTGCTTAGTCAAACATATTTGCTACACATATATTTCTTATGAAAAAAGAACTCTTTTATTTGTTTCTAGAGGCTTTCAAATATTTGTATCCCTATTCTTAAAGAGCAGCACAATATAAATCAGAAAGAATGGCATACATTTTGCAATGTGCTTTCTCTCCTCTATTGAAGGCAATAAGACACAAAATTACAAGCTACAGAAGAACAAGAACATCAAGAATTGGCAGTGGTTATATCTGCATAACACTGAGTTACTTTTAGGTATGCACTCAGGCTGTGAAATGGATTCTCTGGGTTTTCTTTACTTCCTGAGTCATTTTATTCACCTTTGATAGTCAGAAGTGTACACACGTTCATCCACTTGAGGATTAGATTCTATATAAAAACTTCCTGAAATATTCAGACTTAGCTTTCCCTTTACTTAGATGTCTTCTGTATAAATGTACCAACTGGCCTTAAATGACCCTAATCTACCATGTAGAGATTTGTTTTCATGTGAGACAAGTCTGTCCCTAGGAGTTTGCActgtagtttattttaaaatatttatttgcaaatCAGAAACAAAATCAACCTTTCTATGCCATATAAGACATCTATGTTATGAAGATGAACATGGATGCAGACAAAGAATAGGTTATAGGCAGAGTTACATGGACTTATTTGCATATGTGCATGCATGCGGACACATACACATAAAAGAACTAATGAATTTGAAGGTTTTGCTTATTTGGAAAGAAGGTTGAAAAAGGAAgtttctaacacacacacacacacacacatccctcccTTTTGGTAATTATTTTCAGGTTTTTTGGTGCTTCGTGTATTCTGTACCGTTATGTGGTTGCTTTTATCCATAGAACTTCAATTTATGAGAGTGGAGATTATAGTTGTGATTTCTATTCTTAAAGTTGTACATAAAAGACATAATGGTGACACCACCACTGGCTGCTAATAGTACAAAACTATGTAGGAAACTCAAATGCTCAGACAACGAACTGACAATAATACCGCTAAGCCTAGTATTATGGGTCTACCATTTCAAAACTGATCAGTGATTTGGGGAGACTTGATGCCCAATTTCAGACACTTAAGTGGTCCCAATGTTCAGAAAGGACTATGTACTCACCCTCTGCAAGCCTTTAAAACCTCCTCAAGTTGGACACTCAAATCAGTGGTACTCCAAACTCctaatcagttttgaaaatgtataaGATCTGACCAATATGCTTCCCATACCCAAACTCAGTTAAACACTCTGGCACCAGAGTCATACcagcacattttaattttaaatggaatATTTTATGGGTGACTGCCTTCTATTTTCTCAATTTCATTTTTGATTATTACCCTTTACTATACAGTTATAACTGAGTAAAAACATTTAACTACCCATTAAAAAATCCCCCCCCAGATGGATCAAACCCAATCTGACACTAAGCACACCAGTATTTACACCCCACATGCTGTTGCAATAATCTTTGTATAACATATGCattgtgaggtatcatctgaaaactaataacacattgatcattaatattcttgtgtgatgtatgtgtGTGGTGTGAATTGAGAGTTAGGACATATGCTGGAATGATTACTaaagtgtgtttaaaccaggcattcAGGAAGGTTGGTAAACAGTTCTGccccagacaaaggaatgtgttttcCCCATCTTGGAGTTACTTCCAAAGTACTttaaaagacaatgaaaatgtatttacatGTCATGTAAACACACCCATCAAGTTAACAGGTGGAAGCAAACCTCATACTAACTAGTGTGGGAGAAGACAGCATGGTGTGTGCACCCAGAAGGAGAGAAGAATCTTTTTTCAAGAGTTTACTGGTCTACtggctgaacctcaagtgataagtACCCGAATCATacgattgtatacaatattactgtattaacAAATGTATAGAGTGAAGTCTTTTAATTACACACTAGTGACTgatatcactgtgaaatgtatgtattagcACTGTATAAGGAATTATTGATACTCACTGATATTAGACTCCACAGCTTGCCCCAGACTTAAGGGAATGTCGcagctatctacctgtctcctatgtaaattaagcatggtggaatcagAAACAATGGACACCCCATTTACATAGACATCATACAGGAGGTTGGGAAGCCCACAGGAATGGAAGAACAGCATGGGAGCATCCTTCCTCTTGAAATAAAAtcactgaactttggaagatataagaaAAGACAGAAGGCATCTTTGGTATCCATCAGACAGACGCAAGAGGCTAGAGATCTTGTAAGATGAAAAAGATGGCCCTTAAACTaacggtgtgtgggggggtgttcaaGTATCTGGAGATGAATATGAGTAAGAATCCGACTTAGGTAAAGATTTTTCACCAAAGGTTGCAAGGGAAGCCAGCACCCTGAACTTTTGTGGAATGTCCTGACTGATCTAAGCTGGGAAGAAGAATGACTGGTGAGAGAAactatcttgaacaaagcctgtagcttgctagattaagttttagacatTTAGAAGTGTATTTTGTGTTTTTACTTGCaactctttctttcttcattCGTTATACTTGAACTTACATAATCCTGTGtatattttgttaataaatgtatttcagTTTTACCATAAAcgaactcagtgctgtgtttaaagggAAGGGTGTACTTACCCCCCCAGTTTACAGGAACAACAAACCTTATTATCTCTCTgagctgtccaggagagggctgggcagttaAGAGAACACAGTTTGGGGAAAATTtaggactgggaatttgctgggaTTATTTATTCATTGTAACCAaggtggtggaagccagagtgtgactggtgtGTTGCTGACAGATTGCTGGGTTCAGTCTAATGGAccagggctgcagctatacacagtcACTTCAGGATGTGACCTGCACGCTGGTATGCTGCTTGTGAGGGAGCCAGGTGAGGAACTACAGCCACAAAGCACGGTGAGGGTTACAAGGCAGGCAGTGACctaacccctcactggtctgaattGTCCCCCAAAGACCATGGCACCCATGACATCCTTAAATATCATGCCATTAAGGAAACTTCTCTCTTTCCAGCAGACCTACAATggaggggcaggaaggtcccAAAATACTAGTTATAGTGTCATAATTAAAGTGCACATTTAGTAGGAGTTCATCTTGTAACATGCGTAATAAATAAATGAGATCCTTCCAGTGACTGTGTGGTGAGTTCCAGTGATGCTCCTAAGCAATGTTCCATAGTCTTTAAAAAGCCATCACTGCTCCCTGTCTCTCTTGTCCTCAGTTTAAGTGCAGCAGGGGTTATCAATGACTAGCATGACATCAATGCCATACACTTCCAGCAGGTCCATTAGGAAGCTTCGGTCACCTTGTGGGTCCAGGCCCATGCCCCGGGCATGGTCAGCTGTCAAGGTCTTGTCCTGGCTGGCAGACACCTCCATCAGTGTCTGAAATATCCAATTGTTCTGCTCCATGAAAAACAAGATAAAGAGGTCCTCTTCACAGGAGCTGCagtcctcctccacctcctgagAGTACATCAACATCTGCCTCTGGTCATTGAGCCACCGGTATTTTTCCTTGTCGGCACTGTTAATCTTCAGGAGCGGCTGCAGGTGCTCATTGTGCGTCTTCACATTCTGGTTATCCACATAGACATCGTAGAGATCTCGCTTCTCCTCAAAGATCTTTTCCGTCATGCAGGCCACATAAGACACTTCAGTCTCCAGCATTTCTATGTCTGCCACATTCACATAGAAAAAAGGCTTAGACTCTGGAACGGTGCCCCCAATGCCAGGCAGCGAGACATTGGCTAGGCAGCAACAGCAGTACACTCTATAGCAGACAACTCCTACTGGCAGTggtgaaaatatcaaaatgcgCTTGCATAGCAGAGAGAACTTCCAGAGGATGAGGATCTGCTCTCCAAAGAACTTAATGAACTGAGACATACAGCCTGCGGGGTGTGTGATCTTCATCTCTGGATACATGTATCTGTGGATGGAGGGCAGCCAGTGAACGGGTGGCTGAGAGCTGGAGGTACCCTTGCCAGCAGGGAGAACCCCCTTCTTGTCATCATAGAACACCTCTAGGTGGGAGCAATGCCCTGGCATCACCAGCTGGTGTCGGACCAAGGTGT is a genomic window of Lepidochelys kempii isolate rLepKem1 chromosome 1, rLepKem1.hap2, whole genome shotgun sequence containing:
- the LOC140894808 gene encoding LOW QUALITY PROTEIN: DENN domain-containing protein 11-like (The sequence of the model RefSeq protein was modified relative to this genomic sequence to represent the inferred CDS: inserted 2 bases in 1 codon), which codes for MVDPADEAPLLFWAEGPTVSLPQPEPEWGGWSLAPGGSAAWGGPRELPWGPEAEADQIVAVFVVTFDPCSGNMVEWCLPQDIDLEGVEFKSMASGLHKVQLDFIYFRKGLCFGLACFENMPVESKLEVGARMKSLGILSPSYTLLVHLXVRHQLVMPGHCSHLEVFYDDKKGVLPAGKGTSSSQPPVHWLPSIHRYMYPEMKITHPAGCMSQFIKFFGEQILILWKFSLLCKRILIFSPLPVGVVCYRVYCCCCLANVSLPGIGGTVPESKPFFYVNVADIEMLETEVSYVACMTEKIFEEKRDLYDVYVDNQNVKTHNEHLQPLLKINSADKEKYRWLNDQRQMLMYSQEVEEDCSSCEEDLFILFFMEQNNWIFQTLMEVSASQDKTLTADHARGMGLDPQGDRSFLMDLLEVYGIDVMLVIDNPCCT